A stretch of DNA from Vibrio palustris:
AAATCAGCAGAAATTCATCATATAACCAAACCGCTAAGACAATGATTAGCGCCACCACGCCACCCATTATCCACAAATCAAACGTCGACACTGCGAGCATACTGCCAAACAGGTAACTCATAAGATCGACATTATACCCATTCGAAAAGTCGAGCATTAATATGCCGCTTGCCATACCTGCGGCCCATAGTGCTCCGATCAATACTTCCGTGCGTTCACGCCGTCTGGCTGTGAGCCCGCCCATCAATAACGCACTGGCACTAGTAAAGCATAATAACGTGGGCATGAGTGGTAAACGCAATGTCACCGCGGCACCAACGCCGCCATAAGCCGCATGCGCAACCCCACCCGCGAGAAAAACTAACTGGTTAATAACAATTAAAGTGCCGACTATCGCACAAACAATACTCGCGAAAACGGCGGCAATAAGTGCATGCTGCACAAAGGTATAAGAAAAAAATTCCTGCATGGATAACTACTCGATGACAATTCGTTTTAGGCAGATTCAACAATATTTAGTGATTGTAAATGGCTCAAGCTCGTTCCTAGAGATAACGCCACCATTTCTTGCGTCAAAGCGTGCCCATTATGACAGAGAAGGCTTCCATTCACTAATGCTGTATGGGTAATAGGTAAATGTTGAGTATCTGGATCATGAGTAATTAATACGATAGTCGCGTCTTGACTCAACGTGGCTAATAGCGAATAAATTTGCTCACGAGCCTCTTGGTCAACACTTGCAGTCGGCTCATCAAGTAATAAAACCCGAGGATTAATCACCAAAGCCCGCGCAATCAAGACACGTTGACGCTCCCCACCTGATAACGATGTGAACTGTTGGTTCGCCAAATGAGTGAGTCC
This window harbors:
- a CDS encoding metal ABC transporter permease, producing the protein MQEFFSYTFVQHALIAAVFASIVCAIVGTLIVINQLVFLAGGVAHAAYGGVGAAVTLRLPLMPTLLCFTSASALLMGGLTARRRERTEVLIGALWAAGMASGILMLDFSNGYNVDLMSYLFGSMLAVSTFDLWIMGGVVALIIVLAVWLYDEFLLISFDMEYARTRRVPVKMIYTVLLLMTAFSTVVMIRVVGIILTIALLTVPPFIGMRYANRLWKMMVISGVSALIFCIGGLLGAYFIDVTASAAIIVLETATLGVILAGEKVVELWRKRRVKSAFARLNQ
- a CDS encoding metal ABC transporter ATP-binding protein; amino-acid sequence: MVDALQLSQVSFAYEEKTVLQDVNLTLAEGDFLLILGPNGGGKSTLVKLLLGLLTPSHGHIRLLGQRPSEALACVGYVPQITVNGSRLPIQVAEVVRLGLYREKGLNRAQKQQRVNDALQKVGLTHLANQQFTSLSGGERQRVLIARALVINPRVLLLDEPTASVDQEAREQIYSLLATLSQDATIVLITHDPDTQHLPITHTALVNGSLLCHNGHALTQEMVALSLGTSLSHLQSLNIVESA